The Nostoc sp. 'Lobaria pulmonaria (5183) cyanobiont' genome window below encodes:
- a CDS encoding PadR family transcriptional regulator codes for MLKLAVLGLLQREPLNGYRLKQQLEMFMSCSICVNYGAIYPLLKRMEEQGEAILCAEQGEEGGQCGKVYEITPLGKTTWYQEMLAYPHESWVNMRSRFFIKFFFFSHLLPEERVQLIEHRLMLCQLRLAEKKALEVTDDLYQAKVQKRAVEVIKSEIEWLIEQLQTEQLQLAQTSTSVSFNRKNF; via the coding sequence ATGCTGAAGTTGGCAGTATTAGGTTTATTACAGCGAGAGCCATTAAATGGTTATCGGCTCAAGCAGCAACTAGAGATGTTTATGAGTTGCAGTATTTGTGTCAACTATGGTGCGATTTATCCTCTTTTGAAGCGCATGGAAGAACAAGGTGAAGCGATCCTATGTGCAGAACAAGGAGAAGAAGGTGGACAGTGTGGAAAGGTATATGAGATTACACCCCTCGGCAAAACCACTTGGTATCAAGAGATGCTGGCATATCCTCATGAAAGCTGGGTGAATATGCGATCGCGATTCTTCATCAAATTTTTTTTCTTTAGTCATTTATTACCCGAAGAACGAGTCCAGTTAATTGAACATCGATTGATGTTATGTCAGTTACGCCTTGCAGAGAAAAAAGCACTTGAAGTTACTGATGATTTATATCAAGCAAAAGTGCAAAAGCGCGCAGTTGAAGTGATCAAATCAGAAATTGAGTGGCTAATTGAGCAACTCCAAACAGAACAACTTCAATTAGCTCAAACGTCAACCTCAGTCAGCTTTAACAGAAAAAACTTTTGA
- a CDS encoding efflux RND transporter periplasmic adaptor subunit, with the protein MDSQHRPSPDSEQQTTSKKHRRGIGAIGWAVIGAVFFGGLLAIGILPRLSQKSELQAAVKEASTLPSINVITPRRATGATKLELPGSVVALNQTTIYARSTGYLKRWYADIGDRVQAGQLLAEIDSPDIDQQVLQAKAEVAQAQANVSQTRASLAKSVSDLKQAQANLLIARQSWQRWSVLVKQGAVPQQDADTRYATYQANLANVEAAKNTINSDSANVKAAQANAYAIQANFQRNTVLQSYKKVTAPFAGVITARNVNTGVLISAGNGNTSNSTSNTNTSNTSLYTIAAYDNLNVNVSVPQSLSQSLQTGQTAQITVRELPQRVFTGKVIRTSNAIDPTTRTLLTQLEVQNLDATLRPGMYANVRFAINRTNPPFIVPDSALVVNGGGTQVATVTKDHTVHYQKVAVGRDYGTEVEITSGLTGNESLIATPTVDETEGLRVQPVAQRK; encoded by the coding sequence ATGGATTCTCAGCATCGTCCATCTCCTGATTCTGAACAACAAACGACTTCTAAAAAACACAGGCGCGGTATCGGTGCAATTGGTTGGGCTGTAATTGGTGCTGTTTTTTTTGGTGGCTTACTGGCCATAGGCATTCTACCCCGATTAAGCCAAAAGTCAGAATTACAAGCAGCAGTCAAAGAAGCAAGCACCCTACCCTCGATCAACGTAATCACTCCCCGTCGCGCTACTGGTGCTACCAAATTGGAACTACCTGGCAGTGTTGTAGCCCTGAATCAAACGACTATCTACGCTCGCAGTACTGGGTATTTAAAGCGGTGGTACGCAGATATTGGCGATCGCGTCCAAGCCGGTCAGTTGTTAGCAGAAATTGATTCACCAGACATAGATCAGCAAGTTTTGCAAGCGAAGGCAGAGGTAGCACAAGCACAAGCCAATGTATCTCAAACTCGTGCTAGTTTAGCTAAAAGCGTTTCTGATTTGAAGCAAGCCCAGGCTAATCTATTGATCGCACGTCAGAGTTGGCAGCGCTGGAGTGTTCTTGTCAAGCAAGGTGCAGTGCCTCAACAAGATGCAGATACAAGATATGCCACATATCAGGCTAATCTTGCCAACGTTGAGGCAGCAAAAAATACTATCAATTCTGACTCTGCTAACGTCAAAGCAGCACAAGCTAACGCCTACGCCATTCAAGCAAACTTCCAGCGTAATACTGTTTTGCAGTCTTATAAGAAAGTCACTGCTCCTTTTGCAGGAGTGATTACTGCACGTAATGTCAATACAGGTGTTTTAATTTCAGCAGGTAATGGCAACACCAGTAACAGTACCAGCAACACCAACACTAGCAATACCAGCCTTTATACTATTGCTGCTTATGATAATCTAAACGTAAATGTGAGTGTTCCCCAGAGTTTATCACAGTCACTTCAAACTGGACAAACAGCACAAATTACAGTCAGAGAGTTACCCCAACGAGTGTTTACGGGTAAAGTAATACGTACTAGCAACGCTATAGACCCAACTACTCGCACTTTACTGACACAATTAGAAGTGCAGAATTTAGACGCGACGCTGCGACCTGGGATGTATGCCAATGTCAGATTTGCGATTAACCGCACTAATCCTCCTTTTATCGTGCCAGATAGTGCCTTAGTCGTTAATGGCGGAGGTACGCAGGTAGCAACTGTAACCAAAGATCATACAGTGCATTATCAAAAAGTTGCCGTTGGGCGAGATTATGGTACTGAAGTAGAAATTACATCAGGTCTGACAGGAAATGAATCGTTGATTGCCACTCCTACGGTTGATGAGACAGAGGGTTTGCGCGTGCAGCCAGTTGCACAAAGAAAGTAG
- a CDS encoding efflux RND transporter permease subunit gives MWIVKIALRLPYTFAIAALMIAILGAVTIFSTPVDIFPAINIPVVSVVWTYTGTTSEEMAQRIVTISERAMTTTVGDIEHIESQSLSGVSVVKVFFQPNANIASAVAQITSVSQTILRPLPPGITPPFIIQYNASSVPIIQMSVSSKSLPEEALFDYATNFVRTQLATVQGASIPLPYGGKPRQIMVDIDPQAMLANGVSAQDVTNAVSAQNLVLPAGDMKIGDRNFAVQINNSPSVVEALNDLPIKQINGTVISIRDVAQVRDGFGVQSNIVRQNGRRSSLLSILKSGNASTIDVIERVKKTLPRIQSTLPPELNLAFLFDQSIFVKASIEGVLKEGLIAACLTAVMILIFLGSWRSTVIVAISIPLSMLVSIIVMSRLGQTFNIMTLGGLSLAVGILVDDATVEIENIHRNLGQGKPIKRAILDGAQQIATPALVATLCICIVFVPVVFLSGVAKYLFVPLAMAVVFGMLASYVLSRTVVPTMASYLLPAEVDWHRESEDHNGHSDNHHTDSPVQNNNGRDNHHSDSPVQNNNGRDNHHSHSSLVEIHDNRDHHTDSPVQNNNGHDNHHQKSEATTTTAKSVKKDWIWRLHEKFNRQFEKLRSWYYNLLTSALNHRRIVFVLFGAFIVSAGVLLPFVGQDFFPEVDGGQFSLHVRALPGTRLEETERIVSQVEGVIRQTVPKENLSLILDNIGLPTSGINLTYGYNGATIGSADADILVSLKESGATFSYVKELRQKLKATFPSYTFFFEPADIVTQILNFGLPAAVDVQISGPLKNSKGNFEIAQQIAARMTRIPGAVDVHLQQVVDAPKLRLDVDRTEAQQLGMTQRDVANSVLTSLSSSGQAAINQWLDPKKGVSYTLAVQVPQYKLDSIDSLKNTPVGNGQTAPQLLGNLASVKRDTVMQVVNHYNIQPVFDIYANSSGRDLGGVASDVNRIIADYQKKLPKGSQINVRGQVQTMNSSFLGLGLGLVFAIVLVYCLMVVNFQSWLDPLIIMMALPSALAGIVWMLFVTRTTFSVPSLMGAIMSIGVATSNSILMITFANDQRQEGENAYKAALAAGYTRLRPVLMTALAMLIGMVPMSLGLGEGGEQNAPLGRAVIGGLSAATVATLIFVPVVYSMLRRQQPRPIDQDDDDLNFSDSQTAYSLSSSQGKS, from the coding sequence ATGTGGATCGTCAAAATTGCTTTACGTCTTCCGTATACATTCGCGATCGCTGCTTTGATGATTGCGATCCTGGGTGCAGTCACGATATTTAGTACACCAGTTGACATTTTTCCCGCAATTAACATTCCGGTTGTCAGCGTAGTTTGGACTTACACTGGTACCACATCAGAGGAAATGGCACAGCGAATCGTCACCATTAGCGAACGTGCTATGACAACAACCGTTGGTGACATCGAACACATTGAGTCTCAATCTTTAAGTGGTGTTAGCGTTGTCAAAGTTTTCTTCCAACCTAACGCCAATATCGCCTCAGCAGTTGCTCAAATTACCTCTGTCAGCCAAACAATTCTTCGCCCTTTGCCACCTGGGATCACACCGCCATTCATTATTCAATACAACGCTTCTTCGGTGCCGATTATCCAGATGAGTGTCAGTAGCAAAAGCTTACCGGAAGAAGCACTTTTCGACTATGCTACCAACTTCGTCCGCACCCAATTAGCAACAGTGCAAGGAGCGAGTATACCTCTGCCTTATGGTGGTAAACCTCGGCAAATTATGGTTGATATCGATCCCCAAGCGATGTTGGCTAATGGCGTTTCTGCTCAAGACGTGACTAATGCTGTCAGTGCCCAAAACCTGGTTTTGCCCGCAGGCGATATGAAAATAGGCGATCGCAACTTCGCCGTACAAATCAACAATAGTCCAAGTGTGGTGGAAGCCCTCAACGATTTGCCGATTAAGCAAATTAATGGTACTGTCATTTCCATTCGTGATGTCGCCCAGGTAAGAGATGGCTTTGGCGTGCAATCGAACATTGTACGTCAGAATGGCAGGCGATCGAGCTTACTTAGTATTTTGAAGAGTGGCAATGCCTCAACGATTGATGTGATCGAGCGGGTTAAAAAAACTTTGCCTCGCATCCAATCCACCTTACCCCCAGAACTGAATTTAGCGTTTTTGTTCGATCAATCTATATTTGTGAAAGCTTCGATTGAAGGTGTTCTCAAAGAAGGATTGATTGCAGCCTGTCTGACTGCGGTGATGATTTTGATTTTCCTGGGAAGTTGGCGCAGCACGGTAATTGTAGCCATATCGATTCCTCTGTCGATGCTAGTTTCAATTATTGTGATGAGTCGTTTGGGACAAACTTTCAATATCATGACCTTAGGTGGTTTGTCCTTAGCTGTTGGTATTCTTGTAGATGATGCCACAGTAGAAATTGAAAATATCCACCGAAATCTCGGACAAGGTAAACCCATCAAGCGAGCAATCTTAGATGGGGCGCAGCAAATCGCCACTCCAGCACTTGTAGCAACATTATGTATTTGTATTGTCTTTGTGCCGGTCGTGTTTCTCAGTGGAGTGGCAAAGTACCTATTTGTCCCCCTAGCGATGGCGGTAGTATTTGGGATGCTTGCTTCCTATGTGCTATCTCGGACTGTAGTCCCGACAATGGCAAGCTATCTTTTACCAGCTGAAGTAGACTGGCATAGAGAAAGCGAGGATCATAATGGTCATAGCGACAACCACCATACTGATTCGCCAGTTCAAAACAATAATGGTCGCGACAACCACCATAGTGATTCGCCAGTCCAAAACAATAATGGTCGCGACAATCACCACAGCCATTCTTCACTAGTCGAAATCCATGATAATCGCGACCACCATACTGATTCGCCAGTCCAAAACAATAATGGTCACGACAACCACCACCAAAAGTCAGAAGCAACAACGACAACTGCCAAATCTGTGAAGAAAGATTGGATATGGCGGCTACACGAAAAGTTTAACCGGCAATTTGAGAAACTTCGCAGTTGGTACTATAATCTCCTGACCTCAGCATTAAATCACCGCCGCATAGTCTTTGTGTTATTTGGTGCTTTTATCGTCAGTGCAGGAGTTTTGTTGCCATTCGTCGGTCAAGACTTTTTCCCTGAAGTCGATGGTGGTCAGTTTAGCCTTCATGTTCGAGCCTTACCTGGGACTCGTTTGGAAGAGACAGAAAGAATTGTCAGCCAAGTCGAAGGCGTTATCCGCCAGACTGTACCGAAAGAGAATCTCTCTCTAATTCTGGATAACATCGGCTTACCCACCAGTGGCATTAACCTTACTTATGGCTACAACGGTGCCACAATTGGATCGGCTGATGCTGATATTCTTGTGTCTTTAAAAGAATCTGGTGCAACTTTTTCTTACGTCAAGGAACTCCGCCAGAAATTGAAAGCGACATTTCCCAGCTACACTTTCTTTTTTGAGCCGGCTGATATCGTAACTCAAATTCTTAATTTCGGTTTGCCTGCTGCTGTTGACGTGCAAATATCTGGCCCTCTGAAAAACTCAAAGGGCAACTTTGAAATTGCCCAACAAATCGCCGCTCGGATGACGCGCATTCCTGGGGCTGTAGATGTACATCTTCAGCAAGTTGTCGATGCTCCCAAATTACGTCTTGATGTAGATCGCACCGAGGCTCAACAACTGGGTATGACCCAGCGTGATGTTGCCAATAGCGTTCTTACTTCCTTAAGTTCAAGCGGTCAAGCTGCAATTAACCAGTGGCTAGATCCCAAAAAAGGCGTGAGTTACACCCTTGCTGTACAAGTTCCTCAGTACAAACTTGACTCTATTGACAGCCTAAAAAATACGCCAGTTGGCAACGGTCAAACTGCACCTCAACTTTTGGGTAATTTGGCTAGTGTCAAACGCGACACAGTGATGCAAGTTGTGAATCATTACAACATTCAGCCAGTTTTCGATATCTACGCTAACTCCTCTGGCCGTGACCTTGGGGGAGTTGCCAGCGATGTAAATCGAATCATCGCTGATTATCAGAAAAAATTGCCTAAGGGAAGTCAGATTAATGTCCGTGGGCAAGTGCAAACGATGAACTCTTCCTTTCTGGGACTTGGTTTAGGACTTGTGTTTGCAATTGTGTTGGTTTACTGCTTAATGGTGGTGAACTTCCAATCTTGGCTCGATCCCCTGATTATTATGATGGCGCTGCCAAGTGCTTTAGCAGGGATCGTTTGGATGCTGTTTGTCACCCGCACCACTTTCAGCGTTCCTTCGTTAATGGGTGCAATTATGAGTATCGGTGTGGCGACATCCAACAGTATTTTAATGATCACTTTTGCTAATGACCAGCGTCAGGAAGGGGAAAATGCCTATAAAGCAGCTCTCGCGGCAGGCTATACAAGGTTGCGTCCTGTGTTGATGACTGCCTTAGCCATGCTCATCGGCATGGTGCCAATGTCTCTTGGTCTTGGTGAAGGTGGTGAACAGAATGCACCCTTGGGTCGCGCTGTAATTGGTGGCTTGTCAGCTGCAACAGTTGCTACTCTGATCTTTGTACCTGTGGTATATAGCATGTTACGGCGTCAACAACCTCGTCCTATCGATCAGGATGATGATGATTTAAATTTCTCAGATTCGCAGACAGCATATTCGTTGTCATCATCTCAAGGCAAGTCATAG